A section of the Acanthochromis polyacanthus isolate Apoly-LR-REF ecotype Palm Island chromosome 1, KAUST_Apoly_ChrSc, whole genome shotgun sequence genome encodes:
- the LOC127533779 gene encoding salivary glue protein Sgs-3-like: MEDESSSRTRRSTRELTRRSTRETTRRSTREPTRRSTREPTRRSNREPTRAPTRRSTRETTRRSTRELTRRSTREPTRAPTRRSNREPTRRSTRELTRRSNRETTRRSNREPTRRSTREPTRRSNREPTRAPTRRSTRAPTRRSTREPTRRSNREPTRRSNREPTRRSNREPTRAPTRRSTREPTRRSNREPTRRSIRETTRRSNREPTRRSTRELTKRSNREPTRRSNREPTRRSTREPTRRSNREPTRRSTRELTRRSNRETTRRSNREPTRRSTREPTRRSNREPTRRSTREPTRRSNREPTRRSNRAPTRRSTREPTRRSNREPTRRSNRETTRRSNRETTRRSNRETTR; this comes from the coding sequence ATGGAGGACGAGAGCAGCTCAAGAACCAGAAGATCTACCAGAGAACTAACCAGAAGATCTACCAGAGAAACAACCAGAAGATCTACCAGAGAACCAACCAGAAGATCTACCAGAGAACCAACCAGAAGATCTAACAGAGAACCAACCAGAGCACCAACCAGAAGATCTACCAGAGAAACAACCAGAAGATCTACCAGAGAATTAACCAGAAGATCTACCAGAGAACCAACCAGAGCACCAACCAGAAGATCTAACAGAGAACCAACCAGAAGATCTACCAGAGAACTAACCAGAAGATCTAACAGAGAAACAACCAGAAGATCTAACAGAGAACCAACCAGAAGATCTACCAGAGAACCAACCAGAAGATCTAACAGAGAACCAACCAGAGCACCAACCAGAAGATCTACCAGAGCACCGACCAGAAGATCTACCAGAGAACCGACCAGAAGATCTAACAGAGAACCAACCAGAAGATCTAACAGAGAACCAACCAGAAGATCTAACAGAGAACCAACCAGAGCACCAACGAGAAGATCTACCAGAGAACCGACCAGAAGATCTAACAGAGAACCAACCAGAAGATCTATCAGAGAAACAACCAGAAGATCTAACAGAGAACCAACCAGAAGATCTACCAGAGAACTAACCAAAAGATCTAACAGAGAACCAACCAGAAGATCTAACAGAGAACCAACCAGAAGATCTACCAGAGAACCAACCAGAAGATCTAACAGAGAACCAACCAGAAGATCTACCAGAGAACTAACCAGAAGATCTAACAGAGAAACAACCAGAAGATCTAACAGAGAACCAACCAGAAGATCTACCAGAGAACCGACCAGAAGATCTAACAGAGAACCAACCAGAAGATCTACCAGAGAACCGACCAGAAGATCTAACAGAGAACCAACCAGAAGATCTAACAGAGCACCGACCAGAAGATCTACCAGAGAACCAACCAGAAGATCTAACAGAGAACCAACCAGAAGATCTAACAGAGAAACAACCAGAAGATCTAACAGAGAAACAACCAGAAGATCTAACAGAGAAACAACCAGATGA